The Rhododendron vialii isolate Sample 1 chromosome 6a, ASM3025357v1 genome includes a window with the following:
- the LOC131329283 gene encoding MDIS1-interacting receptor like kinase 2-like — MLIESPVNLTSYGLRGTLSNFKFSAFPYLLGLDLFNNSLYGTIPSHIGSLWRLTYLRLSANHFSGSFSSGIYQLINLRTLYMSRTQIAGSIPQEIGLLSSLNELSLYTNNLTCSIPPSIGNLSSLKILWLHENMLSGHIPSTIGNLTKLKMLVLSQNPLYGSIPTEIGNLVNLWALIIRETQLTGSIPPRLNNLTRVAVLSIGENKLTGHLPENLCFSGVLEWLVVDNNNLTGNIPKSIKTCSSLSRIRLDGNQLFGNISEEFGVFPNLVYIDLSRNNFYGELSQQWGKCHKLTSLRMSINNISGEIPPGLVEATRLSRIDLSSNHLVGEIPAKFGTFVSLFELNLYDNQLSGHIPQELGRLTNLEKLNLSTNNLSGSIPRGLGNCSKLLFLNLSNNRLGDSIPVELCQIRSLQSLDLCYNVLLGKIPPLIGALGKLETLNLSHNKLYGTMPSAFDDMLSLTTVDVSFNLLEGPLPNIKAFREAPFEALQGNKGLCGNATGLEACTPDKVVRKKGKKLVLLDALLGVLLFSLMVLGFCTALHKKVKNTTNEPRQVNNENLFAIWSYDGKMVYENIIEVTEDFNAKHCVGEGGCGSVCRASLPNGQVVAVKKLHTSFNGELADPKSFMSEINALTKIRHRNIVKLYGYCSHPRHSFLVYEFLQGGSLGKVLSSEEQAVEFDWIK, encoded by the coding sequence ATGCTTATAGAGTCTCCCGTAAACTTGACGAGTTACGGTTTGAGAGGTACGCTTTCAAATTTTAAGTTCTCAGCCTTCCCTTATCTTCTCGGCCTTGATCTTTTTAACAACTCACTATATGGTACCATCCCCTCCCATATTGGAAGTCTTTGGAGACTTACGTATCTTAGATTGTCCGCCAACCATTTCTCTGGATCTTTTTCTTCTGGAATATACCAACTGATTAACCTCAGAACCTTATACATGAGCAGAACCCAAATAGCTGGCTCTATCCCCCAAGAAATAGGATTGCTCAGCTCTCTCAATGAGCTGAGTTTGTATACTAACAATCTCACTTGTTCGATCCCTCCTTCTATTGGAAACTTGAGTAGTTTAAAAATTTTGTGGCTGCACGAAAATATGCTTTCTGGACACATTCCTTCCACTATTGGGAACTTGACCAAGCTCAAGATGTTAGTGTTATCTCAAAATCCATTGTACGGCTCAATTCCTACGGAGATAGGAAATTTGGTTAACCTCTGGGCTTTGATTATTCGTGAAACCCAACTTACTGGATCTATTCCCCCAAGGTTGAACAATCTTACACGTGTGGCTGTGTTATCGATAGGTGAAAACAAGTTAACCGGTCATTTACCAGAAAACCTATGCTTTAGTGGAGTACTTGAATGGTTAGTTGTAGACAACAACAATCTCACAGGAAACATCCCAAAAAGCATAAAAACTTGTAGTAGCTTATCCAGAATCAGGCTTGATGGAAACCAACTTTTTGGAAATATATCAGAAGAATTTGGCGTGTTTCCAAACTTGGTTTATATTGATTTGAGTCGTAACAATTTCTATGGTGAGCTCTCTCAACAATGGGGGAAGTGTCATAAATTAACTAGTCTCAGAATGTCAATCAATAATATTTCTGGAGAGATACCACCTGGACTAGTAGAGGCAACTCGACTATCTAGAATTGACCTCTCTTCGAACCATCTAGTTGGAGAGATTCCAGCGAAATTTGGAACTTTTGTTTCGCTGTTCGAGCTTAATCTGTACGATAACCAACTATCTGGCCACATTCCTCAAGAACTCGGACGCCTTACCAACCTTGAAAAACTCAACTTGTCAACAAATAATCTAAGTGGCTCAATTCCTAGAGGATTAGGGAATTGCTCGAAGCTATTGTTCTTGAATTTGAGCAATAACAGACTTGGGGATAGCATTCCTGTAGAACTATGCCAAATCCGTAGCCTTCAAAGTCTTGATCTCTGTTATAATGTGCTATTAGGCAAGATACCACCACTGATTGGAGCACTAGGAAAGTTAGAAACATTGAATCTCTCCCACAACAAGCTCTACGGTACCATGCCATCTGCTTTTGATGATATGTTAAGTTTGACGACGGTTGATGTATCCTTCAATCTATTGGAGGGTCCTCTTCCTAACATCAAAGCTTTCCGAGAGGCTCCATTTGAGGCACTCCAAGGCAACAAAGGTTTATGCGGCAATGCCACTGGTTTGGAGGCTTGCACGCCTGATAAGGTTGTTAGAAAAAAGGGCAAGAAATTGGTGCTACTGGATGCACTTCTAGGAGTTCTGCTTTTTTCACTCATGGTTCTTGGATTTTGTACGGCTTTACATAAGAAAGTAAAGAACACAACAAATGAGCCAAGACAAGTAAATAATGAGAATTTGTTTGCGATATGGAGCTACGATGGAAAAATGGTGTACGAAAACATCATTGAAGTTACTGAGGACTTCAATGCCAAACATTGTGTTGGTGAAGGAGGATGTGGTTCTGTTTGTAGAGCTTCTTTGCCCAATGGTCAAGTAGTTGCTGTGAAGAAACTTCATACATCATTCAATGGTGAATTGGCTGATCCCAAAAGCTTCATGAGTGAGATCAATGCATTAACCAAAATACGACACCGCAACATTGTAAAGCTTTATGGGTATTGTTCACATCCGAGGCACTCGTTTTTGGTTTATGAATTTTTGCAAGGGGGAAGCTTGGGAAAGGTACTGTCCTCAGAGGAACAAGCAGTTGAGTTTGATTGGATTAAGTGA